DNA from Mesorhizobium sp. DCY119:
AGCGAGGTGCGCGATCTGCTCGCCGCCATTCACGATGCGCCGACGGGTCATGCGCTGGCCTGCGAGCGGGCCTATCTCGCCGCGCTTGACGGCTCGTGCCGCACGCCGATTGCCGGTCATGCCGTGATCGAGGGCGATCATCTGTCGTTCAGCGGCGTCATCCTTTCGCCGGATGGAACCGAGGCGCATGAGGTGCGGGGCGAGGGCAAGGCGACCGATGCGGCGCAAATCGGCCGCGCGGCGGGCGAAGACGTTCGTGCACGCGCCGGAACGCGCTTTTTCGAGGGCTGGAGCTGAATGCGGCCCCGCGTGCTGGTGACACGGCCGGAACCCGGCGCGTCGGCCACCGCACGCCGGCTTGAAGAAGTGGGGTTTTCGCCTGTTATTATGCCGCTATCGGAAACGCTGGCGCTGCCGGTCGATGTGTCTGCGATCCCGCACGACATGGATGCAGTTGTCGTCACCAGCGCCAACGCGATACGCCATGCTTCAGACGATCTGATTGCATCTCTGGCAGGCCGGCGCTTGTTCGCGGTTGGCAGGAAAACGGCGAAGGCCGCGCGGGAAGCCGGTTTTGCCAGTGTCATTGAAGGTTCCGGCGACGCGGTGGGCCTTGCGGACAAGATCGTGGCCGAACTGCCGGCGGGTTCCAGAATCCTGTATTTGACCGGGCGAGTCCGGCTCGACCATTTCGAACGCAGCGTCGCCGAATCGGGATTGCGCATTTTTGTGACGGAGACCTACGACACACGCAGGATCGACTATCCGGAGGAAGCCGTCGCCTCGTTGCTGGCGGGGGTCAAATCGACGCGGTTCTGCTCTATTCGGCCAAGGCCGCGGAAGCGTTGTCCAGCCTCGCCGGGCAACCCGGGATGCATTCCCTTTTCGCGACAGCGCGCTATTTTTGTCTGTCCGACCGTGTTGCAGCTTCCCTGAACGCGGCGGAAAAGGACCGGATTTCGATAGCGGCCGAGCCGACAGAGGATGCATTGTTGTCGCTGCTGAAGGCCGACCGCTGAACGCGCCATCACCCGGCCCCTTTTCACGTCATGCTGGTGTGGTACTGATCTTTTTGCTGGTTCCTGCGTTGCGGGATTATTGAAAACGACATTCATTGCGGAGTTCTCACATGGTCAAGACGCCGAAGACCCGGCATTCGAAGACGCATCGGGAACCGGTGACGATCGAGCTGGAGCCGGGCGCCGTTTCGCGCATCAAGGAGGCGGAAGCGCAGGCAGCCGCAGCTCAGGAGACCAGCGCAGCACAGGCCGAAACGCCGAAAGCGGAAGCAACTCAATCCGGCGGGCAGAATTTCACCATGGTCGACACGACTGCCGAGGCCCCGGCCAGTTCCGCATTGGGACCCGAGCAGGATCAGGCCGAGGCCAAGCCGGCGCGCGAGGGCTTCGATTATGATTTTTCGGCGCAGGAGCCGAAGTCGGACGAGGCCGGCAAGAGCGACGTGAAGGAAGAGACTTCGCGGCCTGCGCAGCCGGAAAAACCGGTCTACACCCAGCCTGAGCAGCGCCGCAGCGGGTTTCCGCCGCTGGCCGCCGGCATCGTCGGCGGGTTGATCGCGCTGGCGGGTGCCGGCGCGCTGCAATATGCCGGGCTGCTGCCCTCGCCCGGCTCCGATGGTTCTGCGGTGGGCTCGCTGCAATCCGAGATAACGCAGGTTCGCCAGGAGATCGCCTCGCTGAAGGACAATGCCGGCGGGCCGGATGTCGAACTAACCGGCCGCGTCGATGCGCTGACCCAATCGGTCAATCAGGCCAAGACCGATCTTGCCAATCTGCAGCAGGCCGCACCCGCGACCGGCGGGGACGATAGCGCCGTTCAGGCGCTCGATGGCCGGATCAAGGAACTTGAGACGTCGATCGCTTCGCTGCGCGAGCAGGGAAGTGGACAGGCGGCGGCAAGCGACCTGACGGCCATAGGCGAGCGCGTGAGCGGCGTCGAGACGCTGGCCAGGACCGCCAGCGAGGCGGTGACGGCAAGCGATGGCCGGCTCTCTGCGGTGGAGCAGAAGGTGACGGACCTTTCCGGCAAGGTCGAGGCGCAGGCGGGACAGCCGAAGGTGGCGCTGGCGATCGCGGCGACCGCGTTGAAGGCGGCGCTTGATCGTGGCGCGCCGTTCCAGGCCGAGCTCGAGACGTTCGCCGCGATCTCGCCCGATGCGCCGGAAGTCGCAGGCCTGCGTCCGTTTGCCGAAAAGGGCGTGCCGTCGACTGCCGAAATCACCGGTGAGACCGAGGCTGCCGTGAAGGCGATGCTCGCCGTCGCCAAGCCGGTCGACGAGCAGGCGAGTTTCGTCAGCCGTTTGATGAGCAGCGCGGAAGCCCTGGTTTCGGTGCGGCCGGTCGGCCCGGTCGAAGGCACGGGCGTTCCGGAAACGGTGGCGCGCATGGAATTCGCGCTGAAGTCCGGCGAACTGGACAAGGCGCTTGCCGAGTATGACACTTTGCCGGAAGCCGCCAAGGCGGCTGGCAGCGCGTTTGCCGAAAAGCTGAGGGCGCGGGTGGAAGCACAGAAACTGGTCGATCAGGCGGTTGCCGGCGCGATGAAGGCGTGAGGACAGGAACAGACCGATGATCCGTATCCTCTTTTTCCTCGTTGTCGTTTTCGCGCTGGGCCTGGGCTTTGCCTGGCTCGCCGACCGCCCCGGCGACATGATCGTCACCTTCAACGGCTACCAGTATGGCGTGAGCCTGATGGTGGCGGCTGTCGCGGTGACGGCGATCGTCGCGGCGGTGATGATCCTGTGGTGGCTGACCAAGTCGATCTGGAACAGCCCCTATACGATCGCACGCTATTTTCGCGTGCGCCGCCGGGATCGCGGTTACCAGGCGCTGTCGACCGGCATGATCGCGGCGGGTGCCGGCGACGGCGCGCTGGCGCGCAAGATGAACAAGCAGGCAGCCAAGCTGATCCGCTCCGACCAGGAGCCGTTGATCCATCTGCTGGACGCGCAGACCTCGCTGCTCGAGGGCGATCATGAGGCAGCGCGCGGCAAGTTCGAGGCGATGCTCGACGATCCCGAGATGCGGTTGCTCGGCCTGCGCGGGCTCTATCTCGAGGCCGAGCGCCTCGGCGACAAGGCGGTGGCGCGGCACTATGCCGGACGGGCTGCCGACATCGCGCCGCAGCTCACCTGGGCGGCGGATTCGACCATCGAGGAGAAGGTCGAGCGCGGCGACTGGGACGATGCCCTGAAGCTTGTCGATGCGCAGAAGTCGACGCGGCGGGTCGAGCCGGCGGATGCCAATCGCCGTCGCTCCGTTCTTCTGACGGCCAAGGCGATGTCGATCCTCGACACGGACCTAGCCGGTGCAAAGGCTGCGGCAATCGAGGCCAACCGCCTGCGGCCCGATTTCGCGCCGGCAGCGCTCGTTGCAGCCAAGGTGCTGTTCCGGCAGGACGACATCCGCAAGGGTTCGAAGATGCTGGAAACCGCCTGGAAGGCTGAGCCGCATCCGGAAATCGCCGAGCTTTACGTTCATGCCCGTCCGGGCGATGCGGTGCTCGACCGGCTGACGCGGGCGAAGAAACTGCAATCGCTGAAGCAGAACCATCCTGAATCATCGCTCGCCGTGGCGCGTGCGGCCCTCGATGCCGGCGAATACAGGCTGGCGCGCGAGGAAGCGGAAGCTGCGATCCGCATGCAGCCGCGCGAGGGCGCTTATCTGGTGCTTGCCGATATCGAGGAAGCCGAGACAGGCGACCAGGGCAAGGTGCGTCAGCTTCTGTCGAAAGCGGTGCGCGCGCCGCGCGATCCTGCCTGGGTGGCGGACGGTTTTGTCTCGGAGCATTGGGCGCCGGCCTCGCCGGTCACCGGCAGGCTAGACGCTTTCGAATGGCGCGTGCCGATGGAACGGCTTGGCCAGATGATCGAGCAGGATGAGCCGTCTTCGGCGCGGCCGTCGATCGCCGCCCCCGAAATGCCGGTCTCTGACCTGGTGGAAGACGAAGATGTCGTCGATGTAGTGCCGGAGCCGGTGGAACGCGCGGATGTCTCCGCGAGCAGTGCTCCGGTGGATACAAAGCCGAAAGCTGAGAAAAAGGCCAAACCGGCTGTGGTGCATGACGAGAAGAGCGCCGCAGCTGATTTGGACAAGGTGCCTTCCGCTGCCATAATTGCGCCTGACGTCGACGTCGTGCCGGAGCCAGACGAAGAGCAACTGCCGCGCTTGCCGGACGATCCCGGTGTCGAGCCGGACGAGACCGCGGAACAAACCCAGCGCCGTTTCCGTTTATTCTGAGTGTGACGCGGTTCACGCCATTACGGCTTGAATCGCGGTACATATCGAGCGGCTCCGCCCAAAACGGCTGTGCCAACAAGTTTTACGGAAAGTTGTCCCTGCCGTGAGTGGACATTCGCGGCGGAGGAAGGATAGCTTTCTCCCATGGCCAAGGACAGCAGCATGTTCGAGCGCGTATTGTCGTTTCTGAAGGATTTGCCGGGCGGCTTGCCTGGTGCCGATGCTGCACGCGAGGACGATCCGCGCGTGGCTGCCGCAGCCCTTCTCTATCACGCCATGGATGCCGACGGCGTTCGCCAGGACGTGGAATGGGAGCGGCTGAAGCAGCTTCTTTCCGAAGCCTATGGCGTGACCGGTAGCGAGCTTGCCGCCCTTGTTGCTGCCGGCGAAAAGGCCGACAACGAGGCAGTCGACCTCTATGCTTTCACCAGTGTGCTCAAGCGCCATCTCGATGAGCCGGCAAGGATCGATTTCATCCGGCTGATGTGGGAAATCGTCTATGCCGACGGTGAGCTTCACGAACTGGAAGACAACACGCTCTGGCGCGTCGCCGAACTGATTGGTGTCGACCGGCGTGACCGCATCGCCATGCGGCAGGCGGTTGCCCGCGGCATGCCGGATGCGAAGGGTGGTTCTTCGGATGAATAGAGGGTTTTGATCGGATTCATGCCGCCACGCCAACGGCCCAAGATACTCGTCGTCCTGCATCAGGAAAGTTCCAGCGCTGGACGTGTCGGTCATGTTCTTCTGGAAAACGGTTTCGACCTCGACATAAGGCGGCCGCCGCTTGGCGATGCCCTGCCTGAGACGCTTTCGCATCATGCGGGTGCCGTGGTTTTCGGCGGACCGATGAGCGCCAATGACGAGGATGATTTCGTCAAGCGCGAGACCGACTGGCTTTCTGTTCCCCTGAAGGAAAACCGTCCCTTTCTCGGCATCTGCCTCGGCGCGCAGATGTTGGTCAATCATCTCGGCGGCAAGGTCGAGGGCCATGGCGAGGGACTGGTGGAGATCGGCTGGTATCCGCTGAAGGCGACTGAGGCCGGCAAGAGCCTGATGCACTGGCCGGAAATGGTCTACCAGTTCCACCGCGAGGGTTTTTCGCTCCCGTCAGGCGCGACCTTGCTGGCGACAGCCGAGACTTATCCGAATCAGGCCTTCCGCTATGGCGAGAACGCCTGGGGCATCCAGTTCCATGCCGAACTGACCCGCGTGATGATGCATCGCTGGGTGGTGCGCGGCGCGCATCGCTTCGAGCTTCCCGGCGCCCAGCCCGGCCGCGACCATCTCGGCGGCCGGATGATCTGGGACATGCACCTCAAGCGCTGGCTGATGGAATTCCTGCAGACGATTTTTGGCAAGCCCGTGCAGGGCTGAATGGTTAGTGCCTGCCGCCGAGATGGCGGATCTTGCGTAGTTCCGGGAACAGGAACGCCCAGATGCCGGCAACCGCGACCGCGCCGACGCCGCCGAACACCACCGCCGGCACCGTGCCGATGAGTGCGGCCATCGTGCCGGCGCGGAATTCGCCGAGTTCGTTAGAGGCGCCGACGAACACCATGTTGACGGCGTTGACGCGCCCGCGCACATGGTCGGGGGTCCATAGCTGGATCAGCGTTTCGCGGACATAGACGCTGATCATGTCGGTGGCACCGAGTATGGCCAAGGCGACGATCGACAGCCACGTGATGGTCGACAGGCCGAACACGACGGTGAAGACGCCGAAGAGCGCAACGAAGATGAACATCAGGAGGCCGGCGTGGTCGCGGATGGGATGGCCGGCAAGCCATACGGCAACGCTGAGTGCGCCGATGCCGGGTGCCGCGCGCAGCAGGCCGAGCCCCCATGGGCCGAGATCGAGAATGTCGCGGGCATAGACCGGCAGCAGCGCTGCTGCGCCCGAAAGCAGCACCGCGAACAGATCGAGTGAGATCGCGCCGAGCACGACCTTCTCGCTCCAGATGTAGCGAAACCCGGCGAACAGCGTTTCGAGCGATGGCCTGTCGGTTTCGGTTCTTTGCGCCGGTTTGGGAATGCTGAGCACCAGAAGGCCGCCGGCCAGCATGAAGGCCGCGGCAATGCCGTAGGCGGCCTCAGCCGACAGGCCGTAGAGCAAGCCGCCGGCGACCGGACCGACAATGGTTGCCGTCTGCCATGCCGAGGAGTTCCAGGCGACAGCGTTGGCGAAATCTTCCTGGGGCACGAGGTTGGCGACCAGCGAGGCGGAAGCGGGGCCGAAGAAGGCGCGCGCCACGCCGAATACCGCAAGCACGCAAAAGACCGGCGCCGGGCTGACGAGACCGTGCCAGCTGAGCAGCAGCAGGGCTAGTGCGCATATCGCTTCCAGAAAGGCTGAAAGCCCCATGATCAGGCGGCGGCCGAACCTGTCGGCGACGACGCCGGTGACCAGCACCAGAAGCAGCGATGGCGCAAACTGGATGACGCCGACAAGGCCGAGATCGAAGGGATCGCGGGTCAGGTCATAGATCTGCCAACCGACTGCCACGGAGATGATCTGGGTGGCGAATGTGGCGAGGAAACGGGCCGCCCAGAAGCGCAGGAAGGCGCTGTGGCGAAAGGCGGCGTAACGCTGGTAGGGGACGGAATCTGCTTGCGGGGTCATCAGGAATTTCGGCTAGTGGCGCATGCGTAGATGTTTTCGCGCCGTGTCGTGCGGCGCGCACCATAGAACAGTTTCTTGCAACATGCGCGGGCTTAGCTTCTGGCCCAGCATTTTTATTGGCCACGCGAAAGCGAGTTCACGGCAGTCGTCAGGTCGTCTTGTCGTCAAGCATGATGAAGACGCTGGCGATCGCCGCACCCGCCGCCAGCCCTGTGGCGAAACCGGAACCGGCCTGGCCAATCATCGCTCCGATGATGGTTCCGAGCAGAGCACAGGCCGCAAGACAAAGTGCCAGCTGAAACGGTTTCAAGGCTACGAACCCCAGCTGGAATCCGGCATGAGCGGAGGACGTGCAGGCTGCAGGCGCCTGGTAAGTACGGGCGGCCGATTTTCCTCGATGATGCGGTGGACGGCGTAGCCGGCGAGCAGCAGGAAAAGAATTCTCATCGCTTGGCGCCTCTTTTCAGTGGCGAGAAATCGGCGGGCTCGGCGGGCCAATCTCGCATCCAATTCAGTACGGCAAAGGAAAGCAGTACGTTGAAAAACTTGTACATGGCAGGCTTCCGGCTTTATTCATGTCAATAAGACTCAAGCCCGCAATGAGTTCCCTTGGCCTGCGCTTTCACGCGAATTGTCCATTGGCTTTCCAGGTCTTCATTCAACAAATTTCATAAACAGCTTCGCTTCAGACCGGGATATTCCGGCCTTGTGCCGGCAAACCAACAGGCAGAAGGTGCCGTCGTTTTGTGCAGGCACCGCATGTGCCCTGCGCCTGATCGACAGGGACCAGCGAAAGTCGAGGAGCGAAAAGGCGCCTGTTGCGCCTTGGAAACTCTCGCTGGCCCGATCAAAATTCCTGGGAGGGAAGCGTGCTGGAAAGACTGTTCAACCTGAAGGAAAACGGGACTTCGGTCCGGACCGAAGTGATCGCAGGCATCACGACGTTCCTGACGATGTCCTACATCATCTTCGTCAATCCCGAGATCCTGTCGTCGACGGGCATGGATCGCAACGCGGTGTTCGTGGCGACCTGCCTTGCGGCGGCCCTTGGCACGCTGGTCATGGCGTTTGTCGCCAAATGGCCGATCGGCATGGCGCCGGGCATGGGGCTCAACGCCTTCTTC
Protein-coding regions in this window:
- a CDS encoding phage tail protein — its product is MVKTPKTRHSKTHREPVTIELEPGAVSRIKEAEAQAAAAQETSAAQAETPKAEATQSGGQNFTMVDTTAEAPASSALGPEQDQAEAKPAREGFDYDFSAQEPKSDEAGKSDVKEETSRPAQPEKPVYTQPEQRRSGFPPLAAGIVGGLIALAGAGALQYAGLLPSPGSDGSAVGSLQSEITQVRQEIASLKDNAGGPDVELTGRVDALTQSVNQAKTDLANLQQAAPATGGDDSAVQALDGRIKELETSIASLREQGSGQAAASDLTAIGERVSGVETLARTASEAVTASDGRLSAVEQKVTDLSGKVEAQAGQPKVALAIAATALKAALDRGAPFQAELETFAAISPDAPEVAGLRPFAEKGVPSTAEITGETEAAVKAMLAVAKPVDEQASFVSRLMSSAEALVSVRPVGPVEGTGVPETVARMEFALKSGELDKALAEYDTLPEAAKAAGSAFAEKLRARVEAQKLVDQAVAGAMKA
- a CDS encoding heme biosynthesis protein HemY, which produces MIRILFFLVVVFALGLGFAWLADRPGDMIVTFNGYQYGVSLMVAAVAVTAIVAAVMILWWLTKSIWNSPYTIARYFRVRRRDRGYQALSTGMIAAGAGDGALARKMNKQAAKLIRSDQEPLIHLLDAQTSLLEGDHEAARGKFEAMLDDPEMRLLGLRGLYLEAERLGDKAVARHYAGRAADIAPQLTWAADSTIEEKVERGDWDDALKLVDAQKSTRRVEPADANRRRSVLLTAKAMSILDTDLAGAKAAAIEANRLRPDFAPAALVAAKVLFRQDDIRKGSKMLETAWKAEPHPEIAELYVHARPGDAVLDRLTRAKKLQSLKQNHPESSLAVARAALDAGEYRLAREEAEAAIRMQPREGAYLVLADIEEAETGDQGKVRQLLSKAVRAPRDPAWVADGFVSEHWAPASPVTGRLDAFEWRVPMERLGQMIEQDEPSSARPSIAAPEMPVSDLVEDEDVVDVVPEPVERADVSASSAPVDTKPKAEKKAKPAVVHDEKSAAADLDKVPSAAIIAPDVDVVPEPDEEQLPRLPDDPGVEPDETAEQTQRRFRLF
- a CDS encoding TerB family tellurite resistance protein — translated: MFERVLSFLKDLPGGLPGADAAREDDPRVAAAALLYHAMDADGVRQDVEWERLKQLLSEAYGVTGSELAALVAAGEKADNEAVDLYAFTSVLKRHLDEPARIDFIRLMWEIVYADGELHELEDNTLWRVAELIGVDRRDRIAMRQAVARGMPDAKGGSSDE
- a CDS encoding glutamine amidotransferase: MPPRQRPKILVVLHQESSSAGRVGHVLLENGFDLDIRRPPLGDALPETLSHHAGAVVFGGPMSANDEDDFVKRETDWLSVPLKENRPFLGICLGAQMLVNHLGGKVEGHGEGLVEIGWYPLKATEAGKSLMHWPEMVYQFHREGFSLPSGATLLATAETYPNQAFRYGENAWGIQFHAELTRVMMHRWVVRGAHRFELPGAQPGRDHLGGRMIWDMHLKRWLMEFLQTIFGKPVQG
- a CDS encoding MFS transporter produces the protein MTPQADSVPYQRYAAFRHSAFLRFWAARFLATFATQIISVAVGWQIYDLTRDPFDLGLVGVIQFAPSLLLVLVTGVVADRFGRRLIMGLSAFLEAICALALLLLSWHGLVSPAPVFCVLAVFGVARAFFGPASASLVANLVPQEDFANAVAWNSSAWQTATIVGPVAGGLLYGLSAEAAYGIAAAFMLAGGLLVLSIPKPAQRTETDRPSLETLFAGFRYIWSEKVVLGAISLDLFAVLLSGAAALLPVYARDILDLGPWGLGLLRAAPGIGALSVAVWLAGHPIRDHAGLLMFIFVALFGVFTVVFGLSTITWLSIVALAILGATDMISVYVRETLIQLWTPDHVRGRVNAVNMVFVGASNELGEFRAGTMAALIGTVPAVVFGGVGAVAVAGIWAFLFPELRKIRHLGGRH